Proteins encoded together in one Coffea arabica cultivar ET-39 chromosome 2c, Coffea Arabica ET-39 HiFi, whole genome shotgun sequence window:
- the LOC113728549 gene encoding uncharacterized protein, whose amino-acid sequence MGCCVSTTNDKPSAQNLPHNSKQNRTPPPPSHPLLEEESVKEVLSETPSVPKKPTIVRGRHEYQDPKKFKSLLPATAPNIPDEKFKKPIMVLKPEEFSEEASEICSTLSESVSTATYCTEKNDDDGTDNRLRSFRHRSLSGDCRRERVGGKSPSKRTEPSPGRVGSGSGRDARGRVANNGQKRDCGESSGRRSRSPATRSEGGGAKTGLVRNGSARKGGKSPGRVKSEVGDKIRKVEDAHNGNFGYSNRESRENKWPPTSNESLENPLVSLECFIFL is encoded by the coding sequence ATGGGGTGCTGTGTTAGCACTACTAATGACAAACCTTCAGCTCAAAATCTTCCTCACAATTCGAAACAAAACCGAACTCCACCACCGCCTTCCCACCCGTTGCTCGAGGAAGAATCTGTTAAAGAAGTGCTCTCAGAAACTCCCTCGGTGCCCAAGAAGCCTACCATCGTAAGAGGACGTCACGAGTACCAAGACCCCAAAAAGTTCAAATCCTTATTGCCAGCCACTGCTCCTAATATCCCAGATGAAAAGTTCAAGAAACCCATTATGGTTTTGAAGCCGGAGGAGTTTTCTGAAGAGGCTTCTGAGATCTGCAGCACTCTCAGTGAGAGTGTTTCAACGGCTACTTACTGCACGGAGAAGAATGACGATGATGGGACTGACAACCGGCTCAGGTCTTTCCGGCATCGGTCGCTGTCCGGGGATTGCAGGAGGGAAAGGGTCGGCGGAAAGTCGCCGTCGAAGAGGACCGAACCATCTCCGGGTCGGGTAGGATCCGGATCCGGCAGAGATGCCCGCGGGCGAGTGGCTAACAATGGCCAGAAGAGAGATTGTGGAGAGAGCTCTGGCCGGAGGTCTAGGTCTCCGGCGACGCGTTCGGAAGGTGGTGGCGCGAAGACGGGTCTGGTAAGAAATGGGTCCGCCAGGAAGGGCGGGAAGTCTCCGGGTCGGGTCAAGTCGGAAGTGGGTGATAAGATCCGGAAGGTGGAGGATGCTCACAATGGCAACTTTGGCTATAGTAACAGAGAGAGCAGAGAAAACAAGTGGCCACCGACGAGCAATGAGTCCCTGGAAAATCCGCTTGTGTCCTTggaatgttttatttttctgtAA